In Syntrophus gentianae, one genomic interval encodes:
- a CDS encoding UPF0158 family protein produces MEPAVTFETIEDAFFFVSSAAPGEHCAVVNRVTGESFFASINLDEDEIPEDVDDNDDYIGIPHKNDLDLGKPLVMEFVQRRCPELIDRVLSIFSRRGAYGRYKDLLAEKNMLEEWYSFENERTREALLEWCRRQGLAVKMPVAGQD; encoded by the coding sequence ATGGAACCAGCTGTAACCTTTGAAACCATTGAGGACGCCTTTTTTTTCGTCAGCAGCGCCGCTCCCGGTGAACATTGCGCGGTTGTCAACAGGGTCACCGGTGAGTCATTCTTCGCCTCGATCAACCTCGATGAGGACGAAATTCCGGAGGATGTTGACGACAATGACGATTATATCGGCATTCCCCATAAAAACGATCTCGATCTCGGAAAACCACTGGTGATGGAGTTTGTCCAACGCCGGTGTCCTGAATTGATTGACCGGGTTCTGTCCATTTTTTCGCGCCGAGGAGCATACGGGCGGTACAAGGATTTACTGGCCGAGAAAAATATGCTGGAGGAATGGTACTCATTTGAAAATGAGCGCACCAGAGAAGCGCTCCTTGAATGGTGCCGCCGACAGGGTCTTGCGGTTAAAATGCCTGTTGCTGGCCAGGATTGA
- the ettA gene encoding energy-dependent translational throttle protein EttA: MSQDPHKVIYSMIGVTKVYDKKPVLKDISLSYFYGAKIGVLGLNGSGKSSLLRILAGVDRSFNGKTIPSPGYSIGFLEQEPQLDDALTVRNIVEQGVARTADLLAEYNRISEQFAEPMSDEEMTRLCDRQAEVQDQLDALDAWDLDARLEMAMDTLRCPAGDTPVKVLSGGERRRVALCRLLLQKPDILLLDEPTNHLDAETVAWLEHHLKTYEGTIIAVTHDRYFLDNVAEWILELDRGEGIPWKGNYSSWLEQKQTRLRNEEKKETERQKTLERELEWIRMSPKGRHAKSKARISAYESLLGQEGEKRGGELEIFIPPGPRLGKVVIEAEHLNKAFGDRILIEDLSFALPPGGIVGVIGPNGAGKTTLFRMITGQEQPDSGSLRIGDTVTLAYVDQSRDILDPNKTIWETISEGLDTLALGSRQVNSRAYVARFNFSGTDQQKKVGTISGGERNRVHLARMLKEGANVLLLDEPTNDLDVNTMRALEEALENFAGCAVVISHDRWFLDRIATHILAFEGESRVVWFEGNYSEYDEDRRARLGSAADQPHRIKYRQLTRI, encoded by the coding sequence ATGAGCCAGGATCCCCACAAAGTCATCTACTCCATGATTGGAGTCACCAAGGTTTACGACAAGAAACCGGTTCTCAAGGACATTTCCCTGTCCTATTTTTACGGCGCCAAGATCGGCGTTCTCGGCCTGAACGGCTCGGGAAAGAGTTCGCTCTTACGCATCCTGGCCGGGGTCGATAGGTCATTCAACGGCAAGACCATCCCCTCTCCGGGATACTCCATCGGCTTCCTGGAACAGGAGCCGCAACTGGACGACGCCCTGACCGTCCGGAACATCGTGGAACAGGGCGTTGCTAGAACGGCGGACCTCCTGGCGGAATACAACCGGATCAGCGAACAGTTTGCCGAGCCCATGTCCGATGAGGAGATGACGCGCCTGTGCGACCGGCAGGCGGAAGTTCAGGACCAGTTGGATGCCCTGGATGCCTGGGACCTCGATGCCCGTCTGGAGATGGCCATGGACACCCTGCGCTGTCCGGCGGGAGATACCCCTGTAAAGGTGCTCTCCGGCGGGGAACGGCGGCGTGTGGCGCTGTGCCGTCTCCTCCTTCAGAAACCGGACATCCTGCTCCTCGACGAACCGACCAACCATCTGGACGCCGAAACGGTGGCCTGGCTGGAGCACCACCTGAAAACCTACGAGGGGACGATCATCGCCGTCACCCACGACCGCTACTTCCTGGACAACGTGGCCGAGTGGATCCTCGAGCTGGACCGGGGAGAGGGAATCCCCTGGAAGGGCAATTATTCCTCCTGGCTGGAACAGAAGCAGACCCGGCTGCGCAATGAGGAAAAGAAGGAAACGGAACGGCAGAAAACCCTGGAACGGGAACTGGAATGGATCCGCATGAGCCCCAAGGGCCGCCACGCCAAATCCAAGGCCCGCATCTCGGCCTATGAATCGCTCCTCGGCCAGGAAGGGGAAAAACGGGGCGGCGAACTGGAAATCTTTATCCCGCCGGGACCGCGCCTGGGAAAGGTCGTCATCGAGGCGGAACACCTCAACAAGGCTTTCGGCGACCGAATCCTCATCGAAGACCTGTCCTTCGCCCTGCCGCCGGGCGGAATCGTCGGCGTCATCGGCCCCAACGGCGCGGGCAAGACCACCCTTTTCCGGATGATCACCGGCCAGGAACAGCCCGACAGCGGTTCGCTGCGCATCGGCGACACCGTCACCCTCGCTTATGTGGATCAGAGCCGGGACATCCTCGACCCCAATAAAACGATCTGGGAGACGATCTCCGAGGGTCTGGACACCCTTGCCCTGGGCAGCCGTCAGGTGAACTCCCGGGCCTATGTGGCCCGCTTCAACTTCTCGGGAACGGACCAGCAGAAAAAGGTGGGGACCATCTCCGGCGGGGAGCGGAACCGGGTCCACCTGGCAAGGATGCTGAAGGAAGGGGCCAACGTGCTCCTCCTCGATGAACCGACCAATGACCTGGACGTCAACACGATGCGCGCCCTGGAAGAGGCCCTGGAAAACTTCGCCGGCTGCGCCGTCGTCATCAGCCACGACCGCTGGTTTCTGGATCGCATCGCCACCCACATCCTGGCTTTCGAAGGGGAGAGCCGTGTCGTCTGGTTTGAAGGCAACTATTCCGAATATGACGAGGACCGGCGCGCCCGTCTCGGATCCGCCGCCGACCAGCCCCACCGGATCAAATACCGCCAGTTGACCCGCATCTGA
- a CDS encoding flavodoxin family protein has translation MKILAIVGSYRKGGIVDRAVDEILASASKEGAETKKIYLIDQTIKFCTNCRSCSQQPGQDRGRCILADDMNALLEGIEGADAIVLGSPMNFWTVTAVMKTFIERLICFSYWPWGAHAPRIRNKRKRKRAVLVASSAAPALLARLSSRMIKLLKIAAGLLGAKTVGILFIGLASGKEHQEIGERYRRKARTLGIKLASS, from the coding sequence ATGAAGATTCTGGCCATCGTGGGAAGCTACCGTAAAGGCGGCATTGTAGACAGGGCTGTTGACGAGATTCTCGCTTCGGCCAGCAAAGAAGGTGCCGAAACGAAAAAGATTTACCTGATTGACCAGACCATTAAATTCTGCACCAATTGCCGGTCCTGTTCGCAGCAGCCGGGACAGGACCGGGGACGGTGCATTCTTGCCGATGACATGAATGCCCTTTTAGAAGGCATCGAAGGTGCAGACGCCATTGTCCTCGGTTCCCCCATGAATTTCTGGACGGTTACAGCCGTCATGAAGACGTTCATTGAACGTCTGATCTGCTTTTCCTATTGGCCCTGGGGCGCCCATGCTCCGCGCATCAGAAACAAGCGGAAACGAAAACGCGCCGTTCTGGTCGCCTCTTCCGCCGCCCCTGCCCTTCTGGCCAGATTATCGAGCCGGATGATCAAACTCCTCAAGATTGCCGCAGGTCTCCTTGGCGCCAAAACGGTCGGCATACTCTTTATCGGCCTCGCCTCCGGGAAGGAACATCAGGAGATAGGCGAGCGATACCGAAGGAAAGCACGCACCCTTGGGATAAAACTGGCCTCATCCTGA
- the nrdD gene encoding anaerobic ribonucleoside-triphosphate reductase yields MKKLERAGNPDTVDLTLFVRTSDEEIVRWNRQRIVDALIRETDIDDETADAVSREVEKQLMNSGISLLTSTLIREMVDAKLIERGLEHARGKHARLGFPLYDVGQLILHPHRGNANLPHNPEATNLILAEGIKRAYGLHEVFSREVGDAHAAGDLHIHALGYIDRPYSICSSLEYVKKFGINLPHSVNVAGPARHGDVLLAHMVRYAAILQGHFSGVVAWHGVNYFFAPYLAGMTEDSIRQLAQMFVYEFAQLASATGGQSIFTDIHLSWEVPEYLADVQAIGPGGEKTGKRYGEYLLEAQRFLWALFDVYREGDAAGQPFVFPRPIVHLSEGFFRTPGWEAFLEHLCDVAADKGNPFFVFDRGGLLRLSECGSLPLGRSPSYCDDVENPERMRNASMQNISLNLPRLAYRAEGDSRRLMKLLTAQLELAVTAHVQKKVFIEKLLNYGDSGPLSLMTMNRDGHPYLRPDRTAYLVGMVGLNELVRISSGKHLHESSTALKLGLKIVGHMKKEIDRFSRKYGLRLILEQSPAETTAYRFARLDLRYFSPEAGRHIRGDVVRGGLYYNNSTHLDVSAKMRPLERVRQEGLFHSFLEGSALTNLRLAEERPAKEALAAFLRQVFFETQSAGVVFSSDFTTCPDCRKTVRGFHETCPHCGEKSVKGLARITRYYSLISGWNKGKLAELGDCYRTSSNF; encoded by the coding sequence TTGAAGAAATTGGAAAGGGCGGGAAACCCGGATACAGTGGATCTGACGCTGTTCGTGCGCACATCGGATGAAGAAATCGTCCGCTGGAACCGGCAGCGGATCGTCGATGCCCTGATCCGGGAGACGGACATCGACGACGAGACGGCGGACGCCGTGAGCCGGGAAGTGGAGAAGCAGCTCATGAATTCCGGGATCAGTCTGCTCACCTCCACCCTTATCCGCGAAATGGTCGATGCCAAACTCATCGAGCGGGGACTGGAACATGCCCGGGGAAAACACGCCCGCCTGGGCTTTCCCCTTTATGACGTCGGCCAACTGATCCTCCATCCCCACCGGGGAAACGCAAACCTTCCCCACAATCCGGAAGCGACCAACCTGATCCTGGCGGAGGGCATCAAACGGGCCTACGGCCTTCACGAGGTCTTTTCCCGGGAGGTCGGGGACGCCCACGCGGCGGGGGATCTCCATATCCATGCCCTGGGTTACATCGACCGGCCCTACAGCATCTGTTCCTCCCTGGAGTACGTCAAGAAATTCGGGATAAATCTGCCCCATTCTGTCAATGTGGCCGGCCCCGCCCGCCATGGGGATGTGCTTCTGGCCCACATGGTGCGCTATGCCGCGATTCTTCAGGGGCATTTTTCCGGCGTCGTGGCCTGGCATGGGGTGAATTACTTCTTCGCCCCTTATCTGGCGGGGATGACGGAGGATTCGATCCGGCAGCTCGCCCAGATGTTCGTCTACGAATTTGCCCAGCTGGCATCGGCCACGGGGGGACAGTCCATCTTTACCGATATCCATCTCTCCTGGGAAGTGCCGGAGTATCTGGCCGATGTCCAGGCGATCGGGCCGGGGGGAGAAAAAACGGGGAAGCGTTATGGAGAATATCTCCTCGAAGCACAGCGTTTTCTGTGGGCCCTCTTCGATGTATACAGGGAAGGGGATGCCGCGGGTCAGCCCTTCGTTTTTCCCCGACCGATCGTGCATCTTTCGGAGGGCTTCTTCCGGACCCCCGGATGGGAAGCCTTTCTCGAACATCTCTGTGACGTGGCCGCCGACAAGGGAAATCCCTTCTTTGTCTTTGACCGGGGAGGGCTGCTGAGGCTTTCGGAATGCGGCTCTCTTCCGCTGGGGCGTTCCCCCTCCTATTGCGACGATGTGGAAAATCCCGAAAGAATGCGAAACGCCTCCATGCAGAACATCTCCCTCAATCTGCCCCGGTTGGCATACCGCGCCGAGGGAGACTCCCGCCGCCTTATGAAACTGCTGACGGCCCAATTGGAGCTGGCAGTCACGGCCCACGTTCAAAAAAAGGTCTTTATTGAGAAGCTGCTGAACTACGGGGATTCGGGACCCTTATCCCTGATGACCATGAACCGGGACGGACATCCCTACCTCCGTCCCGATCGGACGGCTTATCTCGTGGGGATGGTGGGGCTCAACGAACTGGTCCGGATCTCTTCGGGGAAGCACCTTCACGAATCCTCGACTGCGTTGAAACTCGGTTTGAAAATCGTTGGGCACATGAAAAAGGAAATCGACAGATTCAGCCGGAAATATGGTCTGCGGTTGATCCTGGAACAATCCCCCGCGGAAACAACCGCCTACCGTTTCGCCCGCCTGGACCTCCGCTACTTTTCTCCCGAAGCGGGGCGCCATATCCGTGGCGATGTGGTGCGGGGGGGACTGTACTACAACAATTCCACCCATCTTGATGTTTCGGCGAAGATGAGGCCTTTGGAGCGCGTTCGTCAGGAGGGCCTTTTCCATTCTTTTCTCGAAGGATCGGCGCTGACAAACCTGAGGCTGGCGGAGGAAAGGCCTGCGAAAGAAGCCTTGGCCGCCTTTTTACGGCAGGTTTTCTTCGAGACCCAGAGTGCCGGCGTGGTTTTTTCCTCCGATTTCACCACCTGCCCCGACTGCCGAAAAACGGTCCGGGGATTTCATGAGACCTGTCCCCACTGCGGGGAAAAATCCGTGAAGGGCCTGGCCCGGATCACCCGGTATTACAGCCTGATATCCGGATGGAACAAGGGCAAATTGGCGGAATTGGGAGATTGCTATCGCACCAGCTCGAATTTTTAA
- a CDS encoding tail fiber domain-containing protein produces the protein MERLRGYVCGYVTTCRQAILWILSLFLLIVFLPMNLLGEDRLIIRGENDNSVFSVTDTGSIMFGSNIWDAPNYVKLYGVAEGTQLAIGLNSFSSSSTAGAGLTLGFSRGTQREKKSTKYGDRLGYILFTGYDGSKSLASVGFTAKVDGPISLGSVPAKLVFETNPSGYPRIERMVISSEGNVGIGVLKPTHLLHLSGGAYSDGHSWLTSSSREYKQNIRTLDVSQALNTLQNLHPVVFQYRDNSILYHVGFIAEEVSPLIAAADMKGIDAVAVASILTKVIQEQQKTILQLTNRIEKLEKSIRQEIND, from the coding sequence ATGGAAAGGCTAAGAGGTTACGTCTGTGGGTATGTTACAACCTGCCGGCAAGCCATTTTGTGGATCTTATCTTTGTTTTTATTGATCGTTTTCCTTCCAATGAATTTGCTTGGTGAGGATCGCCTAATTATCCGCGGTGAAAACGATAATTCGGTTTTCTCTGTAACAGACACCGGAAGCATCATGTTTGGTTCTAATATCTGGGATGCGCCAAACTACGTTAAACTATATGGAGTTGCTGAAGGAACTCAATTGGCAATTGGTCTCAACTCATTCAGTTCGAGTAGCACTGCAGGGGCTGGTTTAACCTTGGGTTTCAGTCGAGGAACCCAAAGAGAAAAAAAATCGACAAAATATGGTGACAGACTGGGATATATACTTTTTACTGGATATGATGGATCAAAATCTCTTGCAAGTGTTGGTTTTACAGCCAAAGTAGATGGTCCTATTTCCCTAGGCAGTGTACCCGCAAAGTTAGTTTTCGAAACAAATCCATCGGGTTACCCAAGAATAGAACGGATGGTTATTTCCTCAGAAGGTAATGTCGGGATAGGTGTATTGAAACCTACCCATCTCCTGCATCTTTCTGGTGGAGCTTATTCTGATGGACATTCCTGGCTTACCAGTTCAAGCCGTGAATACAAACAGAACATCAGAACTCTTGATGTATCCCAAGCCTTAAATACACTCCAAAACCTCCATCCTGTTGTTTTCCAATATCGGGACAACTCAATTCTTTATCATGTTGGTTTTATTGCAGAAGAAGTTTCTCCTCTTATTGCCGCAGCTGATATGAAAGGGATTGATGCAGTTGCAGTTGCTTCTATTCTTACGAAAGTCATCCAGGAACAGCAGAAGACGATTCTGCAATTAACGAATCGTATTGAAAAGTTAGAGAAAAGTATACGCCAAGAAATCAATGATTAG
- a CDS encoding SPFH domain-containing protein, which produces MGTDNLIFLEVIEWFDESGRELVHRIPETGSGEIKWGAQLTVRESQAAVFFYNGRACDVFGPGRHTLKTGNLPILTKILSLPWGMKSPLRAEVFFVNKKVFPNLKWGTRDPAAFRDSELGLIRLRAFGMFNIRVLDPLRFINELVGTQGVYTTEAIAEYLSSVIVSSFNDYMGENIDTIFNLPARYSEMAEALQNLLQGEFSRFGLGLDELYINAITPPPEVQKAIDDKSRLGVFSDLNSLMKMKAAMAMENASSAQGEAGAGMGMGVGLMMPGLIAEAFRPAPSTTTAPSAPAPAGNCPACSRPLPSESRFCPSCGHALPAKSLCSACGASVPDGAKFCSACGVPVTAPSFKNCAKCGSANPSFSTYCNRCGERL; this is translated from the coding sequence ATGGGAACCGACAATCTTATATTTCTGGAAGTAATTGAATGGTTTGATGAATCGGGGAGGGAACTGGTTCATCGGATACCGGAGACGGGATCTGGGGAAATCAAGTGGGGCGCCCAGTTGACCGTTCGGGAAAGCCAGGCGGCCGTCTTCTTTTACAACGGCAGGGCCTGCGACGTTTTCGGTCCGGGGCGGCATACCCTGAAAACGGGGAACCTGCCCATCCTGACGAAGATCCTCAGTCTCCCCTGGGGGATGAAAAGCCCCCTTCGGGCGGAGGTCTTCTTTGTCAACAAAAAGGTCTTTCCCAACTTGAAATGGGGAACCCGCGATCCGGCCGCCTTCCGGGATTCCGAGCTGGGGCTCATCCGCCTGCGCGCCTTCGGCATGTTCAACATCCGTGTCCTCGATCCGCTGCGATTCATCAACGAGCTGGTCGGCACGCAGGGCGTCTACACGACGGAAGCGATTGCAGAGTATCTGAGTTCCGTCATCGTCTCCTCTTTCAACGATTACATGGGCGAGAACATCGACACGATCTTCAATCTGCCCGCCCGCTACTCGGAGATGGCCGAAGCGCTGCAGAATCTGCTTCAGGGCGAGTTTTCCCGTTTCGGCCTGGGTCTTGACGAACTTTACATCAACGCCATCACCCCGCCGCCGGAGGTGCAGAAGGCCATCGACGACAAAAGCCGCCTCGGCGTCTTTTCCGATCTGAATTCCCTGATGAAGATGAAAGCGGCCATGGCCATGGAAAATGCCTCTTCGGCGCAGGGCGAAGCCGGAGCAGGAATGGGCATGGGTGTGGGACTGATGATGCCGGGCCTGATCGCCGAGGCCTTTCGGCCTGCCCCTTCAACTACCACGGCACCGTCGGCGCCCGCCCCGGCAGGAAACTGTCCGGCCTGCAGTCGGCCTTTACCTTCCGAGTCCAGGTTCTGCCCTTCCTGCGGGCATGCCCTTCCGGCAAAATCCCTTTGTTCGGCCTGTGGCGCCTCCGTGCCCGACGGCGCAAAATTCTGCTCCGCCTGCGGCGTTCCTGTAACAGCCCCTTCGTTTAAGAACTGCGCCAAATGCGGAAGCGCGAACCCCTCTTTCTCGACTTATTGCAATCGGTGCGGTGAACGTCTCTAA
- a CDS encoding thioesterase family protein translates to MDSLRDDEELFSSLELINEKVPFHNVLGIKVKSMSFDRVQLLFKMRDEFIGNYFHGSLHGGVISSIIDVTGGYAAFLAAQKKRSCKTLEEKLSWIRKLGTINLRVDYLRPGLGNEFVSTAYNLKTGKKVAVVRIELHNDSNELIAVGTGSYNIA, encoded by the coding sequence ATGGATTCCTTAAGAGACGATGAAGAATTGTTTTCATCACTTGAACTGATCAATGAAAAAGTCCCCTTCCATAATGTCCTGGGCATCAAAGTCAAATCGATGAGCTTCGACCGCGTTCAGCTTTTATTTAAAATGCGCGACGAGTTTATCGGAAATTACTTCCACGGATCATTGCATGGTGGGGTTATTTCATCCATTATTGATGTCACCGGTGGCTACGCGGCATTTTTAGCTGCTCAAAAGAAACGGTCCTGCAAAACCCTTGAGGAAAAACTTTCTTGGATACGCAAGCTGGGCACCATAAATTTACGCGTGGATTACCTGCGCCCCGGCCTGGGCAACGAGTTTGTTTCCACGGCCTACAACTTGAAAACGGGGAAAAAGGTCGCAGTGGTCAGGATTGAACTCCACAACGATTCCAATGAACTCATTGCCGTAGGCACCGGCTCTTATAATATTGCCTAA
- a CDS encoding YecA family protein produces MNKIGRNDLCPCGSGKKYKKCCLAKDDQLASRRHDEKQAIETALSWLEEHYPEEAGAAVRFDFMDGPDEGRLDALDALSPRLAQALSINIGEWLLADAVLDINGKDIKAHELILGNGGPLLTSRGREWILELAKRPLSLYEVKEVMKDEGLVLADMLNPDQPPVQVREKAATGFLVPWDTFGTRLIWQDDSFVMSGATYLLERETALDCLAEIKSELEHESGDPAIDRYITASIIIDCWLDSILATRPLPELFDMSTGDKILLTTDHYRVTDWKEFERILEAQEDVDGNRDEGWDRFVELEDGRCRTRASMVPKGTDTLEVFCRTPKLADEARQWLEEIAGSVITYKIREVVDPRSEKARDAAKPLPEPDIPQEIQRQIIHQYLAKHYETWPEIALPALEGKSPLEAVKDKKLRPAVVELLKSLEQLEARRIDQTGGEPFDVTFLWERLGLKRE; encoded by the coding sequence ATGAATAAAATCGGCCGTAACGACCTCTGCCCCTGCGGCAGCGGAAAAAAATACAAGAAGTGCTGCCTGGCAAAGGATGACCAACTCGCGTCGCGTCGTCATGACGAAAAACAGGCCATAGAAACAGCCCTTTCATGGTTGGAAGAGCATTATCCTGAAGAAGCCGGCGCAGCCGTGCGTTTTGATTTCATGGATGGGCCTGACGAAGGGAGACTGGACGCCCTTGATGCCCTGTCACCGCGACTTGCGCAAGCCCTATCCATAAATATCGGCGAGTGGCTGCTGGCGGATGCGGTACTGGATATCAACGGCAAGGACATCAAGGCGCACGAGCTGATTCTCGGCAATGGCGGGCCGCTGCTGACTTCCCGTGGCAGGGAGTGGATTCTGGAACTGGCAAAACGCCCCTTGTCTCTGTATGAGGTGAAAGAAGTGATGAAGGACGAGGGGCTGGTTCTGGCAGACATGCTCAATCCCGATCAACCGCCGGTACAGGTCAGGGAAAAAGCTGCCACCGGCTTTCTGGTGCCGTGGGATACCTTTGGCACCCGTCTGATCTGGCAGGACGACAGCTTTGTCATGAGCGGTGCGACGTATCTCCTGGAGAGGGAGACGGCGCTTGACTGTCTGGCTGAGATCAAAAGCGAACTGGAGCATGAATCTGGTGATCCCGCGATTGATCGTTACATCACGGCCAGCATCATCATTGACTGTTGGCTTGACTCCATCCTGGCGACAAGACCGCTTCCCGAACTGTTTGATATGTCAACCGGAGACAAAATCCTGCTGACCACCGATCATTACCGGGTGACAGACTGGAAAGAGTTTGAGCGGATCCTTGAAGCACAGGAAGATGTCGACGGCAATCGTGACGAAGGCTGGGACCGGTTTGTAGAACTGGAGGATGGGCGGTGTCGCACCCGCGCATCCATGGTGCCGAAGGGAACGGACACCCTGGAGGTTTTCTGCCGTACTCCGAAATTGGCCGACGAAGCACGACAGTGGCTGGAAGAAATCGCCGGAAGTGTCATCACCTACAAAATCCGCGAGGTCGTTGATCCCCGTTCGGAAAAAGCCCGTGATGCAGCAAAGCCTCTGCCGGAGCCTGACATCCCGCAGGAGATTCAGCGCCAGATCATCCACCAGTACCTTGCCAAGCACTACGAAACCTGGCCGGAAATTGCTCTGCCTGCACTAGAAGGAAAATCCCCACTTGAGGCGGTGAAAGACAAAAAGCTGCGTCCGGCGGTGGTCGAACTGCTCAAATCCCTCGAACAGCTTGAGGCGCGCCGTATCGATCAGACCGGCGGAGAACCCTTTGACGTTACCTTTCTCTGGGAGCGTTTGGGATTGAAGAGAGAATGA
- a CDS encoding carbon starvation CstA family protein produces MSVLYLLIGSLCAFALAYRYYAAFIAARVLQLDDRNIAPSVLCNDGQNYVPTNKWVVFGHHFAAIAGAGPLIGPVLAAQYGWGPGFFWILLGSVFAGCVHDMIILFASYRHEGQSLSVIAEKDVSKLTGAVTAVVILFIILVALAGLGVAVVNALFNNPWGVFSIGMTIPIAMAIGVYMFKIRPGAILSGSIAGVTLVCTAVFLGPYIADSAMAGWFTFDKKQMSILLPIYGFCAAAIPVWLLLAPRDYLSTFMKIGVVGALAIGLLFVNPTIKMPLLTDFIHGGGPIIPGPWWPYVFITIACGAISGFHSLIGSGTTPKMIERETEIPMISYGAMLTEAFVAMMALFAAVTLIPADYFAINTAAAVFKKLNMEVVDLPSLSKLVGLDVAHRPGGAISLAVGMAHIFSNIGEGLRHTMKYWFQFIIMFEALFILTTIDAGTRVARYILQDILGYVYKPLSRKDWIPGAVLTSALVSLAWGYMLYTGDVSSIWPMFGATNQTLSALALAIGTTIILRIGRKKVYALITLVPCVLITVTTLAAGYMNIQTYATKGQLLNLWLSVAIIALVLIIIADNIRVWLKLLRTDTPIGMNDDRKQIYCPIVPAGAPPDARP; encoded by the coding sequence GTGAGCGTCTTATATCTACTGATCGGCAGTTTATGTGCATTTGCACTGGCTTACCGGTATTATGCCGCTTTCATCGCCGCCAGGGTCCTTCAACTGGATGACCGGAACATCGCCCCTTCCGTTTTATGCAATGACGGCCAGAACTACGTTCCCACCAACAAGTGGGTCGTTTTCGGCCATCACTTCGCCGCCATTGCCGGAGCAGGCCCGCTGATCGGACCCGTCCTGGCCGCGCAGTATGGATGGGGGCCCGGCTTTTTCTGGATCCTTCTGGGCTCCGTTTTTGCCGGCTGCGTCCATGACATGATCATCCTTTTTGCCTCTTACCGCCACGAGGGCCAATCGCTGTCCGTCATTGCGGAAAAGGATGTCAGCAAACTCACGGGCGCCGTTACGGCGGTCGTCATTCTCTTCATCATCCTGGTCGCCCTGGCCGGGTTGGGCGTCGCCGTCGTCAATGCCCTGTTCAACAACCCCTGGGGGGTTTTCTCCATCGGCATGACGATCCCGATTGCAATGGCCATCGGCGTCTACATGTTCAAGATTCGACCGGGCGCCATTCTGAGCGGATCCATTGCCGGGGTCACCCTTGTCTGCACAGCCGTTTTCCTGGGCCCCTATATCGCAGATTCAGCCATGGCCGGCTGGTTTACCTTTGACAAGAAGCAGATGTCCATCCTGCTGCCGATCTACGGGTTCTGCGCCGCCGCCATTCCCGTGTGGCTCCTCCTCGCCCCCCGGGATTATCTCAGCACCTTCATGAAAATAGGCGTCGTCGGCGCTCTGGCCATCGGCCTGCTCTTCGTCAATCCCACCATCAAGATGCCCTTGCTGACAGACTTTATCCACGGCGGAGGTCCCATCATCCCCGGTCCCTGGTGGCCCTATGTGTTCATTACCATTGCCTGCGGCGCCATTTCCGGATTCCACTCCCTGATCGGCTCCGGAACGACCCCGAAAATGATCGAACGGGAAACAGAAATTCCCATGATCAGCTATGGCGCCATGCTGACGGAAGCCTTCGTGGCCATGATGGCCCTCTTTGCCGCCGTGACCCTGATCCCAGCGGATTATTTCGCCATCAACACCGCTGCCGCAGTCTTCAAGAAATTGAACATGGAGGTCGTCGACCTGCCGTCCCTGAGTAAGCTTGTCGGACTGGATGTAGCCCACCGGCCCGGCGGCGCCATTTCCCTGGCCGTCGGCATGGCCCACATCTTCTCCAATATCGGCGAAGGGCTCCGGCATACGATGAAGTACTGGTTCCAGTTCATCATCATGTTCGAGGCCCTCTTCATCCTGACAACCATCGATGCCGGCACCCGGGTGGCCCGCTACATCCTCCAGGACATCCTCGGGTATGTCTACAAACCGCTGAGCAGAAAGGACTGGATACCAGGCGCCGTTCTAACGAGCGCCCTCGTCTCCCTGGCCTGGGGCTATATGCTCTATACCGGAGACGTTTCCTCCATCTGGCCCATGTTTGGGGCCACGAACCAGACCCTGTCCGCGTTGGCTCTGGCCATCGGAACCACGATCATCCTGCGGATCGGCCGGAAAAAGGTCTACGCCCTGATCACCTTAGTCCCCTGTGTCCTGATCACGGTCACGACCCTTGCTGCCGGATACATGAATATTCAGACCTATGCAACCAAAGGTCAGCTGCTGAATCTCTGGCTCAGCGTCGCCATTATTGCTCTCGTTTTGATCATCATCGCCGACAATATCCGGGTTTGGCTGAAGCTCCTTCGCACAGACACGCCCATTGGAATGAACGACGACCGGAAGCAGATCTACTGCCCCATTGTTCCTGCGGGCGCCCCGCCGGATGCAAGACCCTGA